In Chitinophaga nivalis, a single genomic region encodes these proteins:
- the eboE gene encoding metabolite traffic protein EboE: MKTSVGHLTYCTNIHPGENWQDHFAQLKTYIPAVKRQVSPDQPFGIGLRLANTASLELAKEANLEAFKAWLQAENCYVFTMNGFPYGGFHHTVVKDQVHAPDWTSADRVAYTIRLFRILAALLPPALEGGISTAPLSYKYWCNRCEEERLATVESATLNILEVIAQLARIHRSGGPLMHLDIEPEPDGLLENSTEYIQWFTDHLLPLGIPFIQDKLQVTPEIAADVIKTHLQLCYDVCHFALVYEPPAKVLAHLQQHGLKVGKLQISAALKADLPPVGTAARTTITDAFRQFNEPVYLHQVIGRKTNGQYIHYPDLPQALTDVDNHDVVEWRSHFHVPLFLERFDVLQSTQDDIREVLALQQQQPFTAHLEAETYTWDVLPANLKLEISDSVSRELNWIKQQL; this comes from the coding sequence ATGAAAACATCCGTCGGGCACCTGACTTATTGTACTAATATTCATCCGGGCGAAAACTGGCAGGATCATTTTGCCCAGCTTAAAACCTATATCCCTGCGGTAAAACGGCAGGTATCGCCGGATCAGCCGTTTGGTATCGGTTTAAGACTCGCCAATACCGCCAGCCTGGAACTGGCGAAGGAGGCTAATCTGGAGGCTTTCAAAGCATGGCTGCAGGCAGAGAACTGTTATGTGTTTACCATGAATGGTTTTCCGTATGGCGGGTTTCATCATACCGTGGTAAAAGACCAGGTACATGCACCCGATTGGACCAGCGCCGACCGGGTAGCCTATACGATCCGCCTGTTTCGCATATTGGCGGCGTTGTTGCCACCAGCACTCGAAGGAGGTATTTCCACAGCGCCCCTGTCTTACAAATACTGGTGTAACCGCTGTGAGGAAGAACGATTGGCCACTGTAGAAAGTGCCACGCTGAATATACTGGAAGTGATCGCACAGCTGGCGCGCATACACCGCAGTGGCGGCCCGCTGATGCACCTGGATATAGAACCGGAGCCGGATGGCTTACTGGAAAACAGCACAGAATATATACAGTGGTTTACAGATCACCTGTTACCACTGGGTATTCCATTTATACAGGATAAATTACAGGTAACACCGGAGATAGCTGCAGACGTGATTAAAACACACCTGCAATTGTGTTATGATGTCTGCCATTTTGCACTGGTATATGAGCCGCCTGCAAAGGTGCTGGCACACTTACAGCAACATGGTTTAAAAGTCGGTAAACTGCAGATCAGCGCTGCGCTGAAAGCAGACCTGCCACCAGTGGGAACGGCGGCCCGGACAACCATTACAGATGCGTTCCGGCAGTTCAACGAACCGGTTTATCTGCATCAGGTAATTGGCAGAAAAACAAACGGACAATATATACACTATCCCGATTTGCCCCAGGCATTAACGGATGTGGATAACCACGACGTGGTGGAATGGCGTTCGCATTTTCATGTGCCGCTTTTCCTGGAACGTTTTGATGTGTTGCAATCCACACAGGATGATATCCGCGAGGTACTGGCATTACAGCAACAGCAGCCCTTTACAGCACACCTGGAAGCAGAAACCTACACCTGGGATGTGCTGCCGGCAAACCTGAAACTGGAAATATCAGACTCCGTATCCCGTGAGTTGAACTGGATTAAACAACAGCTGTAA
- a CDS encoding alkaline phosphatase family protein translates to MRKTVVIDVVGLSPSVLEHMPFLKAYSRQRHMATIAPMLPAVTTAVQSTYLTGQWPSEHGIVGNGWYDRTDAEIKFWKQSNKLVDAPKIWDKARKLDPAFTCSQMCWWYNMYANVDYSLTPRPNYLSDGRKIPDCYTTPDTLRDHLVRELGPFPLFNYWGPTANAKSSQWIADAAIITDKLYDPTLTLIYLPLLDYCQQKFGQDMARNGKEIGEMDEICKQLITYYQQKNCDPLILSEYGITNVHQPIHINRLLRAAGLLSLRIERGLELLDAGASKAFAVADHQIAHIYINDPACYKQVRSILENTPGIELVLDREGKKEHHLHHERSGELVAVADANSWFTYYYWEDDQKAPDFARIVEIFRKPGYDPAEMFLNPADPLVKLKVIGKLIKKKLGFRYLMDVIPLDATLIKGSHGRLEKDPAWHPLIISPAPLGKDTLLATEVYDAMWNHLTGTTTT, encoded by the coding sequence ATGAGAAAGACAGTTGTTATTGATGTAGTGGGACTTTCCCCCTCCGTATTGGAGCACATGCCTTTTCTGAAGGCTTACTCCCGGCAGCGGCATATGGCTACCATAGCACCTATGTTGCCGGCTGTGACCACGGCTGTACAAAGCACTTATCTGACCGGCCAATGGCCCAGTGAACATGGTATTGTGGGCAACGGCTGGTACGACCGCACAGATGCTGAAATTAAATTCTGGAAACAATCCAATAAACTGGTAGACGCACCCAAAATATGGGATAAAGCCCGGAAACTGGACCCTGCTTTTACCTGCTCGCAAATGTGCTGGTGGTACAATATGTATGCGAATGTGGATTACTCGCTTACACCACGTCCGAATTATCTTTCCGATGGCCGCAAAATTCCGGATTGTTACACCACGCCGGATACCCTCCGCGATCACCTGGTGCGTGAACTGGGACCTTTCCCCTTGTTTAATTACTGGGGCCCTACTGCCAATGCAAAATCATCCCAATGGATAGCTGATGCCGCGATCATCACAGATAAATTGTATGATCCGACTTTAACGCTGATTTATCTGCCATTGCTGGATTACTGCCAGCAGAAGTTCGGGCAGGATATGGCACGTAACGGAAAAGAGATAGGCGAGATGGATGAAATTTGCAAACAGCTCATCACCTACTACCAGCAAAAAAACTGTGATCCATTGATATTATCAGAATATGGTATTACCAATGTACATCAGCCTATACATATTAACCGGTTGTTAAGAGCGGCCGGATTATTATCGCTGCGGATAGAAAGAGGACTGGAACTGCTGGATGCAGGCGCTTCGAAAGCCTTTGCAGTAGCAGATCATCAGATAGCGCATATTTATATCAACGATCCTGCCTGTTATAAGCAGGTACGCAGTATCCTGGAAAATACACCGGGTATAGAACTGGTACTCGACCGGGAAGGAAAAAAAGAACATCACCTGCATCACGAACGTAGCGGGGAGCTGGTAGCCGTAGCAGATGCCAACAGCTGGTTTACCTATTACTATTGGGAAGATGATCAGAAAGCCCCGGATTTTGCCCGTATTGTGGAGATTTTCAGGAAGCCGGGTTATGATCCTGCTGAGATGTTCCTGAATCCTGCAGATCCGCTGGTGAAGCTGAAAGTAATTGGCAAACTGATAAAAAAGAAACTGGGCTTCCGGTACCTGATGGACGTAATTCCATTGGATGCCACCCTGATAAAAGGTTCTCATGGCCGGCTGGAGAAAGATCCTGCCTGGCATCCGCTGATTATCAGCCCGGCGCCACTGGGTAAAGATACGCTGCTGGCTACAGAAGTATATGATGCCATGTGGAACCATCTCACTGGTACAACTACCACCTGA